GCATTTATTTCTGATGTCAATTCTAAATAGTTTTGGTGGTTTCATTGTTGTTGCAAATTATAATGTCTCTTTTCTTCCCCTTACGTTTTCTTGTCAATCAATCATTTCTAGGgcgataaaaaaacattagtttttgtttctaaattCATCTGCCTCTCATCTcgaattaaatatatctattccaattattattaaagttggttcagcggtttagccggGAAAGTTTGACAgacagatttatattattagaatggattagtatggaagtatggatgaTAACATAGCttcatagtttatttaaattcatatattttttcccagGGAAGACTAAACCATGTTGTCAATGCAGTTAaagttgtcacaaaatatgaaagacgTGATACGTAGCtgtctttaataattttccttAGTTCCCAACACGTTATTGGAAGCGGCCTCCCTCCCCGCGCCTCTTTCGATTGTATGGAGGCCTACAATTCGAGTGTAGGAACCCTGTCTTAGGAAGCAAGTAAATGGGTCGGTCGTCTGTGTTGCAGGCTACTCGCTGATCTACACGCCGTGGCTGTGCCTGGTGTTCGAGGCGCTGGAGTCGGTGACGTCGTCGCTGTCGTTCACGGCCGCCGTCACGTACGCGGCGCAGCTCTCCTCCACCTCCACCGACACCTCCGTGCAGGGGCTGCTGGGCGGGCTCTACTACGGCGTCGGTGCGTGCTGGTCTCTCTCTGTCCTCTCTCTGTCTCCTCCACCGACACCTCCGTGCAGGGGCTGCTGGGCGGACTCTACTACGGCTTTGGTGCGTGCTGGCCTCTCAACTGTGTCTACCctgctgcggtgaccacttcctgTCAGCTGTAGCTCAGGCCGCATGCCTATTTTCTTcctcagtagtataaaaaaaaatctagtaaCACAGTGTGGCAGTAAAAGAAATATCATCGTTAAGGggcatacaaaaaaatctctaGTCGTATTTCTAATGGGATTACTAATTTTGATCAtgatgagataaaatatttgcttCCAGGTAAAGGATCTGGAAGTCTCATTGGGGGTTACCTAATGAAATTTTTCGGCGACAGACCGACCTACCAGATCTTCGCTGGAGCCACATTCATCACAGGATGTATTTATTTCCTGTTCAATAAATTCTACCTGCGCAAGAGGGTCACCCGCGGCGACAGCGACACCTGTAAGAAGAAGCCAACTGAATTAGACGTGGAGTGCCGGGAAACGGGTAAAGATGTCAATGTAGCTAATATGACGGTAGATGTCGCTAAAGTGGACGCGCACAAAGCAAGTAATATCCATGCTGCGCAAATAACCCAccaaagtaatataaaaagttcTACGGACAGCACAGATGGCGGTAGTGATTCGGGAGTTGATAATCCCGCTTATAATGACTCTGAGCCCGCCAACGATCCTAGAaaagatgataataaaattgacgggtaattatgtttaactttattattaaataattgttacaaaatattttaatttatcaatttaagtaaactaaatgtatataaataaattattctaagttataatgttatgtttttgtttgttattacaCCAAGGTTCAATTTCGCTACTAGAATACTACGGTGGTGGACCAGTGGTTATATGctcactggttgacagtttaagttcactggtgtgtatgcgactacttggcATTTATGTCGacaggtagtcgtaaaagttaaATGATTAGGCGACttgataaaatctgacaccattgttagcaataacacacttcaaaagaaaaataagtgaCTAGAGTCTACTAACACGTTAggaattacctatatatatatatatatatatatatatatatatatatacatatatgtatatttatggatggataaaaGTAGTTTGATATTCATCTAAGCGGCGTGTGGTCCCGTCCTTGAATAAAACCATCCTCTCccttggatgtcgtacgacACGACTAAGACTTAACAGCTGAGAGGCAATACGAGTATAGCATTGGCAAAAAGGTTAGACCTCAGACTGGCGGACTgttttaaaatcatagccaagtAAATCTTTCAATAATTAATCAGTTAATTTTACACGCAAACCCTTTGGGGCGTCGCGGCTCCTACTGTAACCTGAACACGCGGATATGAGAGAGaggtatatataaactttttaaaattgtaacacAAATATACTTCGATGTTACATGACGGTAGATTCTAAGCAGTATCAGAATCTGCATCCGAATGAGTTTGATTCGTATATAATCTTACGTATATATcttacacgtttagtttgctGAACTTTATGATCGAATATGCGTTGACGATTTGGCTGACATATGTAGATGCTcttcaaattaatttccaGTATGGCGATATCAACTTCGTAATTTGACTGTGAacaattatgaattattttcgaaaatcgGGTCAATCCTCTTTAGGCTTATGTATTTGGAAACAATAGTTTTCTGCAATCGTGTCAACGATTGCAGAAAACTATTGTTtccaaatacattttaagatAACTTCTACATTTCATTTCGCGccctaaatattttgtacaaatatgtAACACTTTCTATTCAGAAGACACAGTGAGTGACATTGATATCCCGCTAACAATGTAAATTGTAACTTAGCGCAGGTCATCCTAGTTGTGTGTCCCGCGTGCTACATACCCGGTACCGCTAACAATTATCACAAGTTCACACCCGGGATATTTCAATTGTTCATTTTGAATACTTCAGGTCGATTTCCACATTTAACAGTCAGTTCTCAAGCGGGCCGCAGGGCAAAGTACAACAGGAGACAAatgtgcaaataaaataaaaatgaaaaatttaatagtttGTTCGATATTAGTGTGTATTTTAAACGTAAACGCTTTGAATCCTGGACCATTCGTGTATGTAGTTACTCCATCCACACAAAAATTAAGTGCAAATGAAGGAAGATCTGCGCCATTTTACTACCGGAACTGGATGCGACGCATGGACTCTGGGCCAAATTCGACATCGACATCCACAACCACTCCTAGTATCAACACGCCAGATTTAATATTTGCAGAATTCGAATCAGAATCCGACAACAATATGAGAAAATCTATAAGAAAATTGTTGGAAAAGGAGAGAGTACAACCCAAAACCAGTACAACTTCAACAACAACTACGTCGGGGCCCATATATGTGTTAGAAGATGAAAAAACTGTTCATGATGGTCAAGAAGATGATAtacacaattttgaagataaggAAGTAAAATACCAAAGTGGAAGTGAGATCACAGATTATTATACTATGTACAATAATTTGTACAATAATGTTCCTGCTCCTGTTTATTTGCCCTCGACTACTCAGTCCACAACGACGCGAACGACCACTTCTACTCCACCACAAACTACTCCGGTGCCGGTGAAGGTTGAAAATATTTGGCACATCATTGACAATGAGAAACAAGATAATTACATTGGAAAATGGAACGAAGTATCTTTAGATTCTAATAACGATGGCAGTACAATTAGCGATATGAGTGACAACAACAATGAGAAATTTGATGAGAACTTTTCTATACCTGGGTATGTGATTTAAACAGTACTCGTTgaagttttatgtttaatattatagttattgtaTCTCGACATTTACTGCTATAAAAGGAAGATTAATCGTTTTATTAcgaacaagattttattacttaaaccAGAACATAGATATGAGATTTCTTTAATGTTTAGAACATGTTttgataaagtatttttattattttttccagaTTTGGCAAGAATCCAGGAAATGGGGCGGAAAATGAATCTCGAGCAATTCGTACCGAACAAAATATCCGTTTTCCATACGTCAGTTTAAAAccatttcaaatgaaaaagtcACTACTTAATACAATGCCAAATAGTAAAAAAGGAAACAATATGTTTACTAATTTAGACAATTTCCAAGAACTCAAGAATCCTGTTAGAGGAGAGGCACAAGACGTTGTATCAATGATGCAACCTATCGATCGATATAATCCAGCGCAACCGTATTTGCCTCAAGATTATGGTAGTAAATCAAAACAATCTACTCCCAATATTAAACCAAATAAGGCAGTAGCTAATTTAGTTCCTCCTCCGCTACCTCCTGCTCCACAATTAACTGCCGACGATTTTCCTGTGCCAACTAGCTATGAGTCGTTTCCTCCTTACCCTCCATCAGCGCCGGTTTCTTCTCCAGTATTACCTCCCCCTCCTCCACCACCTCCAAAACCGCCTGTTAATGTTTATCAGCCACCAAAGGATGCAATTCCAGGAGACACAAATGATAATGGTCCTCCCATGGATTTGGGATACCGCTACAAACCCTCTTCATCTTCTGGCTTTGTGCCAACTCTCCCACCAATAAGCAGTTCATTTGATAGTTATAAACCTATGATGACTGCTGATGCTCCACCTCTAGGAGGCTACTCTTACAATAAACCGCCCATGACATTTGATTCGCCGCCGGCAATGGATATGGATATGAACGGTTACTCTTATGATAAACCACCTATGGTTATGGATAATAATAAACCAGAATTTTCGGGATATCAATATGACAAGCCTAAAGATCACCCCGCACCATCAGACAGCTCCAGTTATGGTGCACATACGCCACCTTTTAATCATGACTCCGACTATCCTGAACTTATTTTCGATAAGCCGCATGGAAATAAAGGTTCAGATGACTCTAAGGACATGGGAATGATGCCGCCGCCACCGCCTCCACAGGATATGAAGCCAGATATTGGCGCGGATAGCCCTCCAGACGACCACGGATTTCCACACGATTTTCCGGGAGATTTTAAATATCACGATTTCGATCATGATTTATAtca
This DNA window, taken from Plodia interpunctella isolate USDA-ARS_2022_Savannah chromosome 2, ilPloInte3.2, whole genome shotgun sequence, encodes the following:
- the LOC128680426 gene encoding histone-lysine N-methyltransferase SETD1B, which produces MKNLIVCSILVCILNVNALNPGPFVYVVTPSTQKLSANEGRSAPFYYRNWMRRMDSGPNSTSTSTTTPSINTPDLIFAEFESESDNNMRKSIRKLLEKERVQPKTSTTSTTTTSGPIYVLEDEKTVHDGQEDDIHNFEDKEVKYQSGSEITDYYTMYNNLYNNVPAPVYLPSTTQSTTTRTTTSTPPQTTPVPVKVENIWHIIDNEKQDNYIGKWNEVSLDSNNDGSTISDMSDNNNEKFDENFSIPGFGKNPGNGAENESRAIRTEQNIRFPYVSLKPFQMKKSLLNTMPNSKKGNNMFTNLDNFQELKNPVRGEAQDVVSMMQPIDRYNPAQPYLPQDYGSKSKQSTPNIKPNKAVANLVPPPLPPAPQLTADDFPVPTSYESFPPYPPSAPVSSPVLPPPPPPPPKPPVNVYQPPKDAIPGDTNDNGPPMDLGYRYKPSSSSGFVPTLPPISSSFDSYKPMMTADAPPLGGYSYNKPPMTFDSPPAMDMDMNGYSYDKPPMVMDNNKPEFSGYQYDKPKDHPAPSDSSSYGAHTPPFNHDSDYPELIFDKPHGNKGSDDSKDMGMMPPPPPPQDMKPDIGADSPPDDHGFPHDFPGDFKYHDFDHDLYHHHHHPTTTTTTTEMPRVNRYSYYYLGKKLYYLPLYFSVYFIIYVGALIIKAVLRHKIVYPNSWRPNDQTASFFSKRSVDSWDLSNENLHEITGRVTRAIGQAAEKYMTERNKSK